The Calditrichota bacterium genome segment GGCTGACGGCGCCAGTAAAGGCTTGAGGGCACGAGTATGCCATCAGACAGTAAACCGACCCTTTGCCTCTGCATGATTGTCAAAGATGAGGCCGAGATGCTCCCGCGCTGCTTGCGGAGCGTGCAAGGCATTGTCGACGAAATCGTCGTGCTGGACACCGGTTCCGCCGACGCCACGCCGCAGATCGCTACTGAGTTTGGCGCAAAGGTCCACTTTCATCCCTGGAATAGCAGCTTCAGCGAGGCGCGCAATTACGCTCTGCAATTCGTGCAGAGCGACTGGGTGCTGGTGCTGGATGCCGACGAGGAGTTTGAGCGCGCCGACAGCGCACAGCTTGGCAAAGTGCTGCGCGGAGAAGGCTATGACGCCGCCCATCTGTCGGTTCTCAACTACATGCCGCAGGGAAGGACGCAGTTGTACTCCCCACGGGTGTTCCGACGGGGCAAAGGTCGTTATGAGGGGATTGTCCACAACCAGCTCCTCTACGAGGGAGCGGCACTGGTGACGGGGATCCGGGTCTACCATTACGGTTACGCCCTTGGTCCTGAGAAGCTGACTGCCAAGCAGGAACGCACAATAGGCTTGCTGCGCATTCAGCTGGAGAAGGACCCGCAGGATGTGTTTGCCTGGTACAACCTGATCCGCATGTATCGCATTCGCCGTCGGTTCGAACTTGCCGCCTGTACGGGGAGAGAGGTACTGGAAGACCTCTCTTTTGAAGGCAAAGAGCATATTTTCCTCATGATTTGCTATGACGTCGCGTGCTCATTTCTGGAGCTGGGGGACCTGCGGAGCGCGGAGGCCTTCTGCAGGAAGGCACT includes the following:
- a CDS encoding tetratricopeptide repeat protein; translated protein: MPSDSKPTLCLCMIVKDEAEMLPRCLRSVQGIVDEIVVLDTGSADATPQIATEFGAKVHFHPWNSSFSEARNYALQFVQSDWVLVLDADEEFERADSAQLGKVLRGEGYDAAHLSVLNYMPQGRTQLYSPRVFRRGKGRYEGIVHNQLLYEGAALVTGIRVYHYGYALGPEKLTAKQERTIGLLRIQLEKDPQDVFAWYNLIRMYRIRRRFELAACTGREVLEDLSFEGKEHIFLMICYDVACSFLELGDLRSAEAFCRKALKVEPAYVDALFTLGVVQSKMCQWAKAGHSYLHFLETLASLRESPSFHRLCLDTMDYDFLAHALLGECLLHMGAFPQARDHFERALALYDANRHIWPAEVCPHPDILMQMGKAAIGLGRFDRALSFFEQRLHLGEPTPQLLNNMAGCYAKLGDLDRAIEAYQRALRLNPHYEEARRNLAVMQRVAGSKTAAPTSLSRV